The following proteins are encoded in a genomic region of Planctomycetota bacterium:
- a CDS encoding MBL fold metallo-hydrolase, whose product MKHRCSGSRPQSSPRSVTMGRPNGLTSPWEPDDLPLKPAIYRRAVALSASGCRPMRTGAGCKDKTPMNDSDTMLTATRKSAMPSRFQPTASRRTPPMFLATAHATGLAVLGIDFGDLALILRTHVHSDHFGNTAGVAQRARCPVSYHLADQSLADRGDNGPLQGIGLRGRLLARLFGHLSFDPVAADVTAADGMRLDDFGVAGTVLHTPGHTAGSIALILDSGDAIVGDTLMGGYAGRAVFPTRPNFHSFADDLPAAMESLDKVLAATRGTLFVGHGGPLCHEDVARWRATHGADVRSSPHPPGDPANLSSGGSCWS is encoded by the coding sequence ATGAAGCATCGCTGCTCAGGCTCGCGTCCGCAGTCCTCTCCGAGATCAGTGACGATGGGGAGACCGAACGGGCTTACCTCACCATGGGAGCCAGATGACCTACCTCTGAAACCCGCGATTTACAGAAGGGCTGTTGCTTTATCCGCCAGCGGATGCAGACCGATGCGGACGGGGGCCGGCTGTAAGGACAAGACACCGATGAACGACAGCGACACCATGCTCACCGCGACCAGGAAATCGGCGATGCCGAGTAGATTCCAGCCGACCGCGAGCCGGCGAACGCCCCCCATGTTCCTCGCGACCGCCCACGCCACCGGGCTGGCCGTGCTGGGAATCGACTTCGGTGACCTGGCGCTCATCCTGCGGACCCATGTCCACTCCGATCACTTCGGGAACACGGCCGGCGTGGCCCAACGCGCTCGCTGTCCGGTCTCGTACCACCTGGCCGATCAGTCCCTGGCCGACCGCGGCGACAACGGCCCGCTCCAGGGGATCGGCCTCCGTGGCCGGCTGCTGGCCCGCCTGTTCGGCCATCTCTCCTTCGACCCGGTCGCCGCGGACGTCACGGCCGCCGACGGCATGAGGCTCGACGATTTCGGCGTGGCGGGGACGGTGCTCCACACTCCCGGCCACACGGCCGGATCGATCGCGTTGATTCTCGACTCGGGTGATGCGATCGTCGGGGACACGCTCATGGGGGGCTACGCCGGACGGGCGGTGTTCCCCACGCGTCCCAACTTCCACTCCTTCGCCGACGACCTGCCGGCGGCGATGGAGAGCCTCGACAAGGTCCTCGCGGCGACCCGCGGAACCCTCTTCGTCGGGCATGGCGGGCCGCTGTGTCACGAGGACGTGGCACGATGGCGGGCGACGCACGGTGCTGACGTCAGGTCTTCACCCCATCCGCCCGGCGATCCGGCGAATCTTTCCTCAGGAGGCAGTTGCTGGTCATGA
- a CDS encoding class I SAM-dependent methyltransferase produces the protein MTTTATDSMPQWMVEAEEGRRSFIMGHLPAHLPGLEIAPYFHPVSDRSKHDVFYVDCIDNDEIQRKAAVNPGSVGREVPWIDAVWVPGKRLAKCIEGRRFGYCIASHVLEHVPNPLGWLQEILECVEVGGRVAILLPHKAFTMDYYRPLTTFAQVVGWSIEKPSRPTATQVMDFLSQSFYDDGSVSFAAGLPPFAEARRHYSDTQSVDFARHVHATDTYLDVHCTVWTPESFVEIFRRIRAAGLIDADVIGPFTGFTGSPQAEFLVYLEKTAPAA, from the coding sequence ATGACGACGACCGCCACCGACTCGATGCCGCAGTGGATGGTGGAGGCCGAGGAGGGCAGGCGGTCGTTCATCATGGGCCACCTGCCGGCCCACCTCCCGGGCCTCGAGATCGCCCCCTACTTCCATCCGGTCTCCGACCGCTCGAAGCACGACGTGTTCTACGTCGACTGCATCGACAACGACGAGATCCAACGCAAGGCCGCCGTCAATCCGGGATCGGTGGGGCGCGAGGTGCCGTGGATCGACGCGGTCTGGGTGCCGGGCAAGCGGCTCGCCAAGTGCATCGAAGGCCGCCGCTTCGGCTATTGCATCGCCAGCCACGTCCTCGAGCACGTCCCCAACCCGCTCGGCTGGCTGCAGGAAATCCTCGAGTGCGTCGAGGTCGGGGGGCGCGTGGCGATCCTCCTCCCGCACAAGGCCTTCACGATGGACTACTACCGCCCCCTGACGACGTTCGCCCAGGTGGTGGGGTGGTCGATCGAAAAGCCGTCGCGGCCGACGGCGACGCAGGTGATGGACTTCCTGTCGCAGTCGTTCTACGACGACGGTAGCGTCTCGTTCGCCGCCGGGCTGCCGCCGTTCGCCGAGGCGCGGCGGCACTACTCCGACACCCAATCGGTCGACTTCGCCCGCCACGTCCACGCCACCGACACCTACCTCGACGTCCACTGCACCGTGTGGACGCCGGAGTCGTTCGTCGAGATCTTCCGGCGGATCCGCGCGGCTGGGCTGATCGATGCCGACGTGATCGGCCCGTTCACCGGGTTTACCGGATCGCCGCAGGCCGAATTCCTCGTCTATCTGGAAAAGACCGCGCCGGCGGCATGA
- a CDS encoding HEPN domain-containing protein produces the protein MKEFIRSQWTKAMRSLAAAEATLDTDPDSAASRAYYAAFHGVTATLAGRGMEFTKHTAVRAALASATKAIEKARTILTALQPLLPDGAV, from the coding sequence ATGAAGGAGTTCATCCGCAGTCAATGGACGAAGGCGATGCGTTCGCTTGCTGCCGCCGAGGCAACTCTCGACACCGACCCGGACTCAGCGGCGTCAAGAGCGTACTATGCCGCGTTTCACGGGGTAACCGCGACGCTCGCGGGGCGAGGCATGGAATTCACGAAGCACACGGCGGTGCGGGCGGCCCTCGCGAGTGCAACGAAGGCGATCGAGAAGGCACGGACGATCCTGACCGCGCTCCAGCCTCTTTTGCCGGATGGCGCTGTCTGA
- a CDS encoding cupin domain-containing protein: protein MAFLPRGVPHAFRNPGDAPARLVTVFTPGGFDDLVAELRGMPPADAGDETKRDVIRARHGIRIIHPAAG from the coding sequence GTGGCCTTCCTCCCGCGCGGCGTCCCGCACGCCTTCCGCAATCCGGGCGACGCGCCGGCCCGACTCGTCACCGTCTTCACGCCGGGGGGCTTCGACGACCTTGTGGCGGAACTGCGGGGCATGCCTCCCGCCGACGCAGGGGACGAAACGAAACGCGACGTGATCCGGGCCCGCCACGGGATCCGGATCATCCACCCGGCGGCCGGCTGA
- the groL gene encoding chaperonin GroEL, whose product MAKMMAFDQEAREAMRRGVAKLARAVKVTLGPKGRNVILQKSFGSPTVTKDGVTVAKEIDLEDVYENMGARMVREVASKTSDVAGDGTTTATVLAEAVFNEGLKAVVSGCNPVQMKAGIEKAVEEITAKLKDMSIAVKGKKEMAQVAAIAANNDMEIGQLLAEAMDKVGKDGVITVDEGKSLKTEVEWVEGMQFDRGYLSPYFVTNAQQMQCVLDDCYILVFEKKISSVKDIVPLLEAVVNAGKPLLIVSEEVDGEALATLVINRLRGTFQVCAVKAPGYGDRRKAMMEDIAILTGATAVFENLGMKLENLGLAELGRAKKVIVDKDNTTIIEGAGKTSEIKARIEQIRREIEAATSDYDREKLEERLAKLSGGVAKINVGAATESEMKEKKARVEDALHATRAAVEEGILPGGGVALLRASSQVKPKGLADDETIGFNIVVRACRAPVTMIAANAGQDGSIVCEKVLGGSGNFGYNAATDEYEDLVKAGVIDPTKVTRTALQNATSVSTLLLTSDALIAEKPKETKAKAAAGHGGGDYDMY is encoded by the coding sequence ATGGCCAAGATGATGGCATTCGACCAGGAGGCCCGTGAGGCGATGCGGCGCGGTGTCGCCAAGCTCGCCCGGGCGGTCAAGGTGACGCTCGGTCCCAAGGGCCGCAACGTCATCCTCCAGAAGAGCTTCGGCTCGCCGACCGTCACCAAGGACGGCGTCACCGTCGCCAAGGAGATCGACCTCGAGGACGTCTACGAGAACATGGGTGCGCGGATGGTCCGCGAGGTCGCTAGCAAGACCAGCGACGTCGCCGGCGACGGCACGACCACCGCGACGGTGCTCGCCGAGGCGGTGTTCAACGAGGGCCTCAAGGCGGTCGTGTCGGGCTGCAACCCGGTGCAGATGAAGGCCGGGATCGAGAAGGCGGTCGAGGAGATCACCGCCAAGCTCAAGGACATGTCGATCGCGGTCAAGGGCAAGAAAGAGATGGCCCAGGTCGCCGCCATCGCCGCCAACAACGACATGGAGATCGGCCAGCTGCTCGCCGAGGCCATGGACAAGGTCGGCAAGGACGGCGTGATCACCGTCGACGAGGGGAAGAGCCTCAAGACCGAGGTCGAGTGGGTCGAGGGGATGCAGTTCGACCGCGGTTACCTCTCGCCCTACTTCGTCACCAACGCCCAGCAGATGCAGTGCGTCCTCGACGACTGCTACATCCTCGTGTTCGAGAAGAAGATCTCGTCGGTCAAGGACATCGTCCCGCTGCTCGAGGCGGTGGTCAACGCCGGCAAGCCGCTGCTGATCGTCAGCGAAGAGGTCGACGGCGAGGCGCTGGCGACGTTGGTCATCAACCGGCTCCGCGGCACGTTCCAGGTGTGCGCCGTCAAGGCGCCGGGCTACGGCGACCGCCGCAAGGCGATGATGGAGGACATCGCGATCCTCACCGGGGCCACGGCGGTGTTCGAGAACCTCGGCATGAAGCTCGAGAATCTCGGGCTGGCCGAGCTCGGCCGCGCCAAGAAGGTGATCGTCGACAAGGACAACACGACGATCATCGAGGGGGCGGGCAAGACCTCGGAGATCAAGGCGCGGATCGAGCAGATCCGCCGTGAGATCGAGGCGGCGACGAGCGACTACGACCGCGAGAAGCTCGAAGAGCGCCTCGCCAAGCTCTCCGGCGGTGTCGCCAAGATCAACGTCGGGGCGGCCACCGAGAGCGAGATGAAAGAGAAGAAGGCCCGCGTCGAGGACGCACTCCACGCCACCCGGGCGGCCGTCGAGGAGGGGATCCTCCCCGGCGGCGGTGTCGCCCTGCTGCGGGCCAGCTCGCAGGTCAAGCCGAAGGGCCTGGCCGACGACGAGACGATCGGCTTCAACATCGTCGTCCGGGCCTGCCGGGCGCCGGTGACGATGATCGCGGCCAACGCCGGTCAGGACGGCTCGATCGTCTGCGAGAAGGTGCTCGGCGGCAGCGGCAACTTCGGCTACAACGCCGCGACCGACGAGTACGAGGACCTCGTCAAGGCGGGCGTCATCGACCCCACCAAGGTGACCCGCACGGCGTTGCAAAACGCCACCAGCGTCTCGACGCTGCTCTTGACCAGCGACGCCCTGATCGCCGAGAAGCCGAAGGAGACCAAGGCCAAGGCGGCCGCCGGCCACGGCGGCGGTGACTACGACATGTATTGA
- a CDS encoding ATP-binding protein, with protein sequence MAREAIVGGPTDEPGNRSAGGRTTPGWRIDERLPSERGASKRVTDPLLEHLEAHGWPMSDVFSIHLAVEEAIVNAIVHGNKLDPGKTVHVVCQVDAELMRIQITDEGEGFDPAAVPDCTADDRLEVPSGRGVMLMRNFMSRLEYNARGNSVLMEKRREPQP encoded by the coding sequence ATGGCACGTGAGGCGATCGTGGGTGGTCCGACCGACGAACCCGGGAACCGTTCCGCCGGCGGCCGAACCACGCCGGGCTGGCGGATCGACGAGCGCCTGCCGAGCGAGCGCGGCGCCAGCAAACGGGTCACCGATCCGCTCCTCGAGCATCTCGAAGCCCATGGCTGGCCGATGAGCGACGTCTTCAGCATCCACCTCGCCGTCGAGGAGGCGATCGTCAACGCGATCGTCCACGGCAACAAACTCGATCCGGGCAAGACGGTCCACGTCGTCTGCCAGGTCGACGCTGAACTGATGCGGATCCAGATCACCGACGAGGGGGAGGGATTCGATCCCGCCGCGGTGCCCGACTGCACCGCCGACGACCGCCTCGAAGTCCCCAGCGGCCGCGGCGTGATGCTGATGCGCAACTTCATGTCGCGGCTCGAGTACAACGCCCGCGGCAACAGCGTGCTGATGGAAAAGCGGCGCGAGCCGCAGCCGTGA
- a CDS encoding nucleotidyltransferase domain-containing protein: MIVRETAVKAPRILAELKERLSEAYGERLHAVVLFGSEARGDARPDSDIDVVVVLDKLAGDYGDELERGLAAVYPVALRLGRRVSVKPLARDEYEQGDSPLLREVRRSGVAA; this comes from the coding sequence CTGATCGTCAGGGAAACTGCCGTGAAAGCGCCCCGAATACTCGCTGAACTCAAGGAACGGCTTTCGGAGGCCTACGGTGAACGGCTGCACGCGGTTGTCCTCTTCGGTTCTGAAGCCCGCGGGGATGCCAGGCCGGATAGTGACATCGATGTCGTGGTCGTTCTCGATAAATTGGCTGGCGACTACGGCGACGAACTGGAGAGAGGACTTGCAGCGGTGTATCCGGTTGCCCTGCGGCTCGGTCGTCGCGTCAGCGTCAAACCCCTGGCACGCGATGAGTATGAGCAGGGCGACAGCCCTCTGCTTCGCGAGGTACGCCGTTCGGGTGTTGCGGCATGA
- a CDS encoding NAD-dependent epimerase/dehydratase family protein, translating to MIAIPSAPVVVTGARGFLGRHVVRSLERRGQKVRAVGRQDGDLRDPATAERLLAGAATVVHLAADVGGVGYLKSCPGRAFHDNYTLGLNVIRAALRGGVGRLVLAGTPCSYSGDATLPLTEDALRDGVPSGDTGTYGYAKLATSLAAATLCAGQPTDTVTVIPSNLYGPGDAFNEKRGHVVAALIRKAVLAAELDEGCFEVWGDGSATRDFVYVADVAEGIAAVATAPERFDGDTFNLGSGRETSIREIASIVATTVGNGIRPLFLTDKPVGYTRRVMSVDHAAERIGYVAHTPLSTGIRQTVDWLRASGHVAAWVAAATEAAAAPPIRRAA from the coding sequence ATGATCGCCATTCCCTCCGCCCCCGTCGTCGTCACCGGTGCCCGGGGCTTCCTCGGCCGCCACGTCGTCCGCAGCCTCGAGCGCCGCGGCCAGAAGGTCCGCGCCGTGGGCCGCCAGGACGGCGACCTCCGCGACCCCGCCACCGCCGAACGGCTCCTCGCCGGCGCCGCGACGGTGGTCCACCTCGCGGCCGATGTCGGTGGCGTCGGCTATCTGAAGAGTTGCCCGGGGCGCGCCTTCCACGACAACTACACCCTCGGGCTCAACGTCATCCGCGCCGCCCTCCGCGGCGGCGTCGGCCGGCTCGTGCTCGCCGGAACCCCCTGCTCCTATTCCGGCGATGCGACGCTGCCGCTCACCGAGGATGCGCTGCGTGACGGCGTGCCCTCTGGTGACACCGGCACCTACGGCTACGCCAAGCTCGCCACCTCGTTGGCCGCGGCCACCCTCTGCGCCGGTCAGCCGACCGACACCGTGACGGTGATCCCCTCCAACCTCTACGGGCCGGGCGATGCCTTCAACGAGAAGCGCGGCCACGTCGTCGCCGCGCTGATCCGCAAGGCGGTTCTCGCCGCGGAGCTCGACGAGGGCTGCTTCGAGGTCTGGGGGGACGGCTCCGCGACCCGCGACTTCGTCTACGTCGCCGACGTCGCCGAAGGGATCGCGGCGGTGGCCACGGCGCCGGAGCGCTTCGACGGCGACACCTTCAACCTCGGTTCGGGACGCGAGACCTCGATCCGCGAGATCGCCTCGATCGTGGCGACCACCGTCGGCAACGGGATCCGGCCGCTGTTCCTCACCGACAAACCGGTGGGCTACACGCGCCGCGTGATGTCGGTCGACCACGCCGCCGAGCGCATCGGCTACGTCGCCCACACGCCCCTGTCCACCGGCATCCGCCAGACCGTCGATTGGCTGCGGGCCTCGGGCCACGTCGCTGCCTGGGTCGCCGCCGCGACCGAAGCAGCGGCGGCGCCTCCGATCCGCCGTGCCGCCTGA
- a CDS encoding GNAT family N-acetyltransferase: MRIEIEVTARIGSGERAALATPPARPAVGPCPTEVAGAGGVAGPAPSSPAAADVIEYRDDASVSAEQLADLFRRSGIRRPVDDVPRLEAMIRHADLMITAWRSGALVGVARSLTDHRYCCYLSDLAVDRQLQRRGIGAELVRRTKAAVGEEAALLLLSAPEAMGFYARIGMEAVTNGWMIKRAR; encoded by the coding sequence ATGCGGATCGAGATCGAGGTCACGGCGCGGATCGGCTCCGGTGAACGCGCCGCGCTCGCAACCCCGCCCGCACGGCCGGCCGTGGGCCCGTGCCCCACGGAAGTCGCGGGGGCAGGGGGCGTCGCCGGACCCGCCCCTTCAAGCCCGGCCGCGGCCGACGTGATCGAGTACCGCGACGACGCCTCCGTCTCGGCGGAGCAATTGGCCGACCTGTTTCGCCGATCGGGCATCCGCCGGCCGGTCGACGACGTGCCGCGCCTCGAGGCGATGATCCGCCACGCCGATCTCATGATCACCGCCTGGCGATCCGGGGCCCTCGTGGGTGTGGCCAGGTCGCTCACCGATCACCGCTACTGCTGCTACCTTTCCGACCTGGCCGTCGATCGCCAGCTGCAGCGCCGCGGCATCGGCGCCGAGCTCGTGCGACGCACGAAAGCCGCCGTCGGGGAGGAAGCCGCGCTTCTCCTCCTTTCCGCACCGGAGGCGATGGGTTTCTATGCCCGAATCGGCATGGAAGCCGTGACCAACGGCTGGATGATCAAGCGGGCCAGATGA
- a CDS encoding DUF2191 domain-containing protein translates to MRTTLDIDDTLLAEAKRRAADKGTTLTAFVEHALAAALAGRAETGPRYRLAWKTHRGSSPPAVDVADRDRLMDVMEGRR, encoded by the coding sequence ATGCGAACCACCCTCGACATCGATGACACCCTCCTTGCCGAAGCGAAGCGCCGTGCGGCTGACAAGGGCACGACGCTCACGGCCTTCGTCGAGCATGCCCTCGCTGCGGCGCTCGCCGGACGGGCCGAGACGGGCCCCCGCTATCGCCTCGCGTGGAAGACCCACCGGGGATCCTCGCCTCCGGCTGTCGATGTGGCCGATCGCGACCGGCTCATGGATGTCATGGAAGGGCGGCGATGA
- a CDS encoding glycosyltransferase, with the protein MKGNLAVAPQIRGAAAATDAELPRLAAVPDGLSVALMTPWDQQCGNAEYAKRLAVGLGRFSTILPFDMRNLIDGEKRVSRWELDRYFRDLVAGVNRSDADLVHIQHEFCFFARRIGPSNRRFLQVMRALRKPVVISLHTWLKSMSRVQRGRLSSQLCENVLHGHRNRHIAAALRRADAIVLHSKDTHKYFVETFPDLKKRVHVVPIPIERPVTDVVEPPVRKQPRDTWVMLPGFVSRYKGHGHVLSALRHLPDGFKLVVAGGVHPKDKTGNDYWMDLIQQADVWGLQSRIIFTGFLADPAEQAAVLEQADVFVLPYDEVGQSGSAVLADVLSYDRPVVTSRARSMFVYRMDKDTAFSSIATDVGEAEPLAATIRQCARFEPQLYAETQKHRATARGRYSLANTQTAYERIYRGVLAGRTP; encoded by the coding sequence ATGAAGGGCAATCTGGCAGTGGCGCCGCAGATCCGCGGGGCGGCGGCCGCGACTGACGCCGAGCTTCCCCGTCTGGCGGCTGTCCCCGACGGGCTGTCGGTCGCCCTGATGACGCCGTGGGACCAGCAGTGCGGCAACGCCGAATACGCCAAACGGCTCGCCGTCGGCCTCGGGCGCTTTTCGACGATCCTGCCGTTCGACATGCGGAACCTGATCGACGGCGAGAAGCGCGTCAGCCGCTGGGAGCTCGACCGCTACTTCCGCGACCTCGTCGCGGGTGTCAACCGCTCCGACGCCGACCTGGTCCACATCCAGCACGAGTTCTGCTTCTTCGCCCGGCGGATCGGCCCCTCCAACCGCCGCTTCCTCCAGGTGATGCGCGCCCTCCGCAAGCCGGTCGTGATCAGCCTCCACACCTGGCTCAAGAGCATGTCGCGCGTTCAGCGCGGCCGGCTCTCATCGCAGCTCTGCGAGAACGTCCTCCACGGCCACCGCAATCGCCACATCGCCGCGGCGCTGCGCCGTGCCGACGCGATCGTCCTCCACAGCAAGGACACCCACAAGTACTTCGTCGAGACGTTTCCCGACCTGAAGAAGCGGGTCCACGTCGTGCCGATCCCGATCGAACGGCCCGTCACCGACGTCGTCGAGCCCCCCGTCCGCAAGCAGCCGCGCGACACGTGGGTGATGCTCCCCGGCTTCGTGAGCCGCTACAAAGGACACGGCCACGTCCTGTCGGCGCTCCGCCACCTCCCCGACGGCTTCAAGCTCGTCGTCGCCGGCGGCGTCCATCCCAAGGACAAGACGGGCAACGACTACTGGATGGACCTCATCCAGCAGGCCGACGTCTGGGGCCTCCAGTCGCGGATCATCTTCACCGGGTTTCTCGCCGACCCCGCCGAGCAGGCGGCGGTCCTCGAGCAGGCCGACGTGTTCGTGCTCCCTTACGACGAGGTGGGCCAATCGGGGTCGGCGGTCCTCGCCGACGTCCTCTCCTACGACCGGCCGGTCGTGACCTCGCGCGCCCGGAGCATGTTCGTCTACCGGATGGACAAGGACACCGCCTTTTCGAGCATCGCCACCGACGTGGGCGAGGCCGAGCCACTCGCCGCCACGATCCGCCAGTGCGCCCGGTTCGAGCCGCAACTCTACGCCGAGACGCAAAAGCACCGGGCGACGGCCCGCGGGCGCTACTCGCTGGCCAACACCCAGACCGCCTACGAGCGGATCTACCGCGGCGTCCTCGCCGGCCGGACACCTTGA
- a CDS encoding co-chaperone GroES: MSATKAAPRKKSTLVPLGDRVVVQREESEQKTSGGILLPDTAKDKPARGVVVSVGDGKLNDKGVRQPLQVKPGDRVVFTSYAGEPFKVGDDELLLMREDDILAVLG; encoded by the coding sequence GTGTCCGCGACCAAGGCCGCCCCCCGCAAGAAGTCGACCCTCGTGCCCCTCGGCGATCGCGTCGTGGTCCAGCGCGAGGAGAGCGAGCAAAAGACCTCCGGTGGCATCCTGCTGCCCGACACCGCCAAGGACAAGCCGGCCCGCGGCGTGGTGGTGAGCGTCGGCGACGGGAAACTCAATGACAAGGGGGTCCGGCAGCCCCTCCAGGTCAAGCCCGGCGACCGGGTGGTGTTCACCAGCTACGCCGGCGAGCCGTTCAAGGTCGGTGACGACGAGCTGCTGCTGATGCGCGAGGACGACATCCTCGCCGTGCTCGGCTGA
- a CDS encoding type II toxin-antitoxin system VapC family toxin has product MIAVDTNILLYADREETPQHRAALRAIRRLAEGHEAWALPIQCVGEFLRVVSHDRVFQPPTPIGEALASIESLLASPAARILTPGGRFLQILHEVIERSDVRGNLVFDAQIAAVCLEHGASTLLTEDRDFTRFPGIRVLPLAAFAPD; this is encoded by the coding sequence ATGATCGCCGTCGACACGAACATCCTGCTCTACGCCGATCGCGAGGAGACTCCGCAGCACCGGGCAGCCCTGCGGGCGATCCGGCGGCTCGCGGAAGGACACGAGGCGTGGGCGTTGCCGATCCAGTGCGTCGGCGAGTTTCTCCGCGTCGTCTCCCACGACCGGGTCTTCCAACCACCGACCCCGATCGGCGAGGCCCTGGCGTCGATCGAGTCGCTGCTGGCGAGTCCAGCGGCACGGATCCTCACGCCAGGGGGCAGGTTTCTGCAGATTCTCCATGAGGTGATCGAACGCTCGGATGTCCGTGGCAACCTCGTCTTCGACGCACAGATCGCGGCGGTCTGTCTCGAACACGGGGCATCGACACTCCTCACCGAGGATCGCGACTTCACCCGTTTCCCCGGGATCAGGGTGCTGCCACTCGCGGCGTTCGCCCCCGATTGA
- a CDS encoding phosphopantetheine adenylyltransferase has translation MPDVVPPLLVMVAVIHLLPAVGVGGRAPLERLYGTAVDEPNLLVLMRHRAVLFGLLGAFLLAAAFDRRLHLAGLVAGLASVGSFLVLASRTGAMNAHVRRICVVDAVAAACLLAGLVVHLTGRGAG, from the coding sequence ATGCCCGACGTCGTGCCGCCGCTCCTGGTGATGGTCGCGGTCATCCATCTCCTCCCGGCGGTGGGCGTCGGTGGACGCGCGCCGCTGGAGCGGCTCTACGGCACCGCCGTCGACGAGCCGAACCTGCTCGTCCTCATGCGGCACCGCGCCGTCCTCTTCGGGCTCCTCGGAGCGTTTCTTCTGGCCGCCGCCTTTGATCGGCGCCTCCACCTCGCAGGCCTCGTCGCCGGTCTGGCGAGCGTGGGGTCGTTCCTCGTCCTCGCGTCGCGAACCGGCGCCATGAACGCCCACGTGCGCAGGATCTGCGTCGTCGATGCCGTCGCCGCGGCGTGCCTCCTCGCCGGCCTCGTCGTTCACCTGACCGGCCGTGGGGCGGGATAA
- a CDS encoding STAS domain-containing protein, whose product MPDLRRITVTESGDVTVVRFVDRKIVDEAQVNELAGELGRLVDVEKRRALLLNFSGVEFVSSAGLGKLIAIDRKLKLGKGRLKMSDMVPEVMSVFEITKLNKIFDIRASEAEALKAF is encoded by the coding sequence ATGCCGGACCTGCGGCGGATCACGGTGACGGAATCGGGTGACGTGACGGTTGTCCGGTTCGTCGATCGGAAGATCGTCGATGAGGCCCAGGTCAACGAGCTCGCGGGCGAATTGGGGCGGCTTGTCGACGTCGAAAAACGCCGTGCCCTGCTCCTCAATTTCTCGGGCGTGGAGTTCGTCTCCAGCGCCGGCCTCGGCAAGCTGATCGCCATCGACCGCAAGCTCAAGTTGGGCAAGGGGCGCCTGAAGATGAGCGACATGGTGCCGGAGGTGATGTCGGTCTTCGAGATCACCAAGCTCAACAAGATCTTCGACATCCGTGCCTCCGAGGCGGAAGCCCTGAAGGCGTTCTGA
- a CDS encoding GNAT family N-acetyltransferase, translated as MSAGIVETSRGAYTISTDPARLDAVAIERFLGQSYWAAGIPPDTLRRSLAGSLCFGLYAGGKQVGFARVVTDRATFAWLCDVWIEESHRGDGLGQWLVETVVGHPDLQGLRRFLLATRDAHSLYERFGFRPPARPEAFMEIHRPDIYRAASDT; from the coding sequence ATGAGCGCCGGGATCGTCGAGACGTCGCGCGGGGCCTACACGATCTCGACCGATCCGGCCCGCCTCGATGCCGTCGCGATCGAGCGTTTTCTCGGGCAGTCGTACTGGGCGGCGGGGATCCCCCCCGACACGCTGCGCCGCTCCCTCGCCGGATCGCTCTGCTTCGGGCTCTACGCAGGCGGCAAGCAGGTCGGGTTCGCGCGCGTCGTCACCGACCGGGCGACGTTCGCCTGGCTGTGCGACGTGTGGATCGAGGAATCCCATCGCGGTGACGGCCTGGGGCAGTGGCTGGTGGAGACGGTCGTCGGCCATCCGGATCTCCAGGGGCTGCGCCGCTTCCTCCTCGCGACGCGCGACGCGCACTCGCTCTACGAGCGTTTTGGTTTCCGGCCGCCGGCCCGACCGGAGGCGTTCATGGAGATCCACCGCCCAGACATCTACCGCGCCGCATCAGACACGTGA
- a CDS encoding GNAT family N-acetyltransferase: protein MSGRDLEDGERFGDVLLEPSRQGRCRLSVASGDIVKPAIGFGRIDDERGRLALADLNAVAYGISTEWVRDAVAGDALWRTPLYGHNAIVDGHPVATALAVPLDGVLYVAFVTTATAHRRRGLAELVMRRCLESATRETRITRTALHATADGCPSYARMGYQPVDEFSLFVPS, encoded by the coding sequence GTGAGCGGCAGGGACCTGGAGGATGGTGAGCGCTTCGGGGATGTTCTCCTCGAGCCAAGCCGCCAGGGCAGGTGCCGGCTTTCGGTAGCGAGTGGTGACATCGTGAAGCCGGCGATTGGCTTCGGCCGCATCGACGACGAGCGGGGCAGGCTCGCCCTCGCAGACCTGAATGCCGTCGCCTACGGCATCTCGACCGAGTGGGTGCGCGATGCCGTCGCAGGTGATGCCCTGTGGCGGACGCCGCTCTACGGGCACAACGCGATCGTGGATGGTCATCCCGTCGCGACCGCCCTCGCCGTGCCGCTCGATGGCGTCCTCTACGTCGCCTTCGTGACCACGGCGACGGCCCATCGCCGCCGAGGCCTCGCCGAACTCGTCATGCGTCGCTGTCTCGAGAGCGCGACGAGAGAAACCCGGATCACGCGAACCGCCCTCCATGCGACCGCCGATGGCTGCCCCTCGTACGCCAGGATGGGTTACCAGCCGGTCGACGAGTTTTCGTTGTTCGTGCCGAGCTAG